In the Candidatus Electrothrix sp. GW3-4 genome, one interval contains:
- a CDS encoding glutamate synthase-related protein, translating into MKTSRCSVCGYLHFGGLDFHFCPLCHATADLFTDCTVTDRGKPGTGDIMMVRMIQEMAETGEPFREGKGPTRMFLNMDDLIFRPAVLARLPLAETVEVTTEVVLGKTAQQPIVLKTPILNAAMSYGALSKEAKMALALASSRVGTIANTGEGGMLDEERELAEYLTLQYAPGHFGVKRERLLLADMVEIKLAQGAHPGTGAWLSAANVSVDIAATRRIPIGEAASSPVVHADIQGGGELSEKILKLRELTLGKPIAVKIAGGHLEDDLKAIFHQEYIPDVLVIDGGEGGTCASSVIMKDHVGLPLVYALPRVVSFLRKEELFHRVTLIAAGGIRHAGDVAKALALGAEAVYMGGALKIALGCTYRRQCHLGNCPHGIATQDKKLRKRLDVEQGATRIARFIQATTEEVKSIARCCGRGSVHDLDRTDLAALQPELARITGVELA; encoded by the coding sequence ATGAAAACCTCTCGTTGTTCAGTCTGTGGTTATCTGCATTTCGGTGGTCTTGATTTCCATTTTTGTCCGCTTTGTCATGCCACGGCTGATCTCTTTACGGACTGTACAGTAACTGACCGGGGTAAGCCGGGGACCGGGGATATCATGATGGTACGGATGATTCAGGAAATGGCCGAGACAGGGGAACCGTTTCGCGAAGGCAAGGGGCCAACAAGGATGTTCCTGAATATGGATGACTTAATTTTTCGGCCTGCTGTGCTTGCTCGTTTACCGCTGGCAGAGACGGTTGAGGTCACGACCGAGGTTGTGCTCGGGAAAACAGCACAGCAGCCTATTGTCCTCAAGACGCCGATCCTTAATGCCGCGATGTCATACGGTGCCTTAAGTAAGGAAGCCAAGATGGCCCTGGCCTTGGCCTCCTCCCGAGTTGGAACCATTGCCAATACCGGAGAAGGGGGCATGTTGGATGAAGAGCGGGAGCTTGCCGAATACCTTACCTTGCAGTATGCTCCTGGTCATTTTGGGGTGAAGCGGGAACGGTTGTTATTGGCTGATATGGTGGAGATAAAGCTTGCTCAGGGTGCTCATCCGGGAACAGGGGCGTGGTTGTCCGCTGCCAATGTTAGTGTTGATATTGCTGCTACCCGAAGAATACCTATAGGAGAGGCGGCGAGTTCGCCCGTAGTCCACGCGGATATACAAGGTGGAGGTGAGCTGTCAGAAAAAATTTTAAAACTTCGTGAGCTCACCCTGGGAAAGCCCATTGCGGTAAAAATAGCTGGCGGACACCTGGAAGATGATCTGAAAGCGATTTTTCATCAGGAGTATATTCCCGATGTCTTGGTCATTGATGGTGGTGAAGGCGGAACCTGTGCCTCCTCTGTGATCATGAAGGATCATGTTGGGCTCCCCTTGGTCTATGCCTTGCCCAGGGTGGTTAGTTTTCTCCGAAAGGAGGAGTTGTTTCATCGCGTTACCCTGATTGCGGCAGGTGGTATCCGTCATGCCGGGGATGTTGCTAAGGCCCTTGCTCTTGGGGCAGAGGCTGTGTACATGGGCGGGGCACTTAAGATCGCCCTGGGCTGTACCTATCGCCGACAATGTCATCTCGGCAATTGTCCGCATGGCATTGCAACCCAGGATAAGAAACTGCGTAAGCGCCTTGATGTGGAACAGGGGGCAACCCGCATTGCCCGTTTTATCCAGGCTACGACTGAGGAGGTGAAATCCATTGCCCGCTGCTGTGGCAGGGGTTCCGTACATGACCTTGATCGAACGGATTTGGCGGCCCTGCAGCCTGAGTTGGCACGCATTACCGGGGTTGAACTGGCATAA
- a CDS encoding ASKHA domain-containing protein, with amino-acid sequence MGERQVYTVTFLPAGRTCRVQAGTELLKAARKAGLHVNASCGGAGVCGKCQVIIEKGSVRGGKSEKIPAAFSAQGYRQACRAQVCEDVVVRIPEASGQRQGGLGTALPQRNHARQHVFDMDELKQEGGWSPSVEKVCIELAPPAGHDNRADAGRLLQGLAAQYNRRCELKSLAFLQKLGKALRQEDFQATATLEVPVNLAARYRLLDIQPGYQCHRNFGLAFDIGTTTIYGVLIDLETGRFLAEASCYNPQMSYGEDVISRIICAEKPDGLDLMQRLVNEAMNQLITEMLDKASPSERIGQQPVTRDEINSVSIAGNTTMTHLLLRLDPSSIRRSPYVPTTTFFPSFRAREVGLNLSDTCASLVYPAISSYVGGDIVAGVMASGMYSSEQLTLFIDVGTNAEIVIGNRDWLACAACSAGPAFEGGGITHGIRAVEGAISDFSLNPETLEPMNVTEGDKAPIGICGSGLLIIVATLFEHGILNQSGKFHPLGHPRIREGKSGHEYVLAWKDECAAAHDIVINEVDIENFIRAKGAIFAGITTVLQQVGLQVSDLEQIILAGGFGSYIDLDSAMTVGLLPEVDPEMILYLGNGSLTGSWMCELSNHIRRDVVEVVRKMTSFELSEVPGFKDQYMASMFLPHTDLSLFPGAAVRNNV; translated from the coding sequence ATGGGAGAGCGGCAAGTGTATACGGTCACCTTTCTTCCGGCGGGGAGGACCTGTAGGGTTCAGGCAGGGACAGAGCTGCTCAAGGCGGCGAGAAAGGCTGGCTTGCATGTGAATGCCTCCTGCGGTGGCGCCGGGGTCTGCGGCAAATGCCAGGTCATTATTGAGAAGGGATCGGTTCGCGGCGGTAAAAGCGAAAAAATACCAGCCGCCTTCTCTGCCCAGGGATACCGGCAGGCCTGTCGTGCGCAGGTCTGTGAAGATGTCGTTGTCCGTATTCCAGAGGCAAGCGGTCAACGCCAAGGAGGGCTGGGCACGGCCCTTCCGCAGCGGAATCATGCTCGTCAGCATGTCTTTGATATGGACGAACTCAAACAGGAAGGCGGTTGGTCGCCCTCTGTTGAGAAGGTCTGTATTGAATTGGCTCCTCCGGCTGGCCATGATAATCGGGCAGATGCCGGTCGCCTGTTGCAGGGTCTGGCTGCCCAGTATAACAGGAGATGTGAGCTCAAGAGTCTGGCCTTCCTCCAGAAGCTGGGTAAGGCCTTGCGACAGGAAGATTTTCAGGCCACGGCTACGCTGGAGGTCCCGGTGAATCTGGCCGCCCGCTATCGGCTGTTGGATATCCAGCCGGGCTATCAATGCCATCGGAATTTTGGGTTGGCCTTTGATATCGGGACGACAACCATCTACGGCGTGCTCATTGATCTTGAGACAGGGCGATTTCTTGCCGAGGCCTCCTGCTATAACCCGCAGATGAGTTATGGCGAGGATGTGATCTCCAGGATCATCTGTGCAGAAAAGCCGGACGGCCTGGATCTAATGCAGAGGCTGGTAAATGAGGCCATGAACCAACTTATCACCGAGATGCTGGACAAGGCCAGTCCCTCGGAGAGAATTGGGCAGCAGCCTGTGACGCGGGATGAGATCAACTCTGTCTCCATTGCTGGCAATACCACCATGACCCACCTGCTCCTGCGTCTGGACCCGAGTAGTATCCGCCGCTCCCCTTATGTGCCAACCACCACCTTTTTCCCCTCGTTTCGGGCCCGGGAGGTAGGGCTTAATCTCTCAGACACCTGTGCCTCCTTGGTCTATCCAGCTATTTCCAGTTATGTGGGGGGAGATATCGTGGCCGGGGTCATGGCCTCAGGGATGTATAGCTCAGAACAACTGACCCTGTTCATTGATGTGGGGACCAATGCGGAAATTGTTATCGGCAACCGGGATTGGTTAGCCTGTGCAGCCTGCTCTGCTGGCCCGGCCTTTGAGGGGGGCGGTATTACCCACGGAATTCGGGCCGTGGAAGGGGCGATCAGCGATTTCAGTCTGAATCCGGAAACCCTGGAGCCCATGAATGTCACTGAAGGGGACAAGGCCCCGATAGGTATATGCGGCTCTGGCCTGCTCATTATTGTGGCGACCCTGTTTGAACACGGCATCCTTAATCAGAGTGGCAAGTTCCATCCCCTGGGACATCCCCGTATCCGTGAGGGAAAAAGCGGGCATGAGTATGTTCTGGCCTGGAAAGACGAATGCGCCGCAGCCCATGACATCGTGATCAATGAAGTGGATATTGAGAATTTTATTCGGGCCAAGGGGGCAATTTTCGCCGGAATCACCACGGTGTTGCAGCAGGTTGGTTTGCAGGTGAGCGATCTGGAGCAGATCATTCTTGCTGGTGGGTTTGGCTCCTATATCGATCTGGACAGTGCAATGACTGTGGGCCTGCTGCCGGAAGTGGACCCGGAGATGATCCTGTACCTCGGGAATGGTTCCCTGACAGGAAGTTGGATGTGTGAACTCTCTAACCATATTCGTCGGGATGTGGTGGAGGTGGTTCGGAAGATGACCAGTTTTGAGCTCTCGGAAGTTCCGGGTTTCAAGGATCAGTATATGGCCTCTATGTTTCTGCCCCATACGGACCTGAGCCTGTTTCCTGGCGCAGCCGTGCGTAACAACGTATAA
- a CDS encoding tetratricopeptide repeat protein, producing the protein MIYAEEQLVHVLCFAKRSAQLPQEMTEQDLTVGLNKEDGSFGLEHLPIPRAVFAANTVLLGQRPLAEHDFTGYRIYVDSVFDCLDEQAPDWLKKAGSYAAWRYDQHAMAALVDRYLIGVDLLRDTRKALYWLNRLVHASTGCVPPGASITQEEEILTGGIYACPQEDGSYRISKVLLKDKHGIQQLSFPSLLGQLSEEPHPLQAVEQASARRTGKPPMLSHAALDAAGFLDQTPLFLGLLPVSLEELHCYRAHLRKMFNGAEFRESAWENLQKRAAAGDLQAQMETAFRYIDGDPVWEVKGNIPEAIRWFTEAANQGHGLAAYNLALLFQQGDQGVPPDPQLGFEWLSYAAQLNYGLAQLHLADCYRLGQGIPANPALALAWYALALLPDNDLPEEVRKQAEQRKNEFEKTCSTEQRAEAEQFFQQLTKSS; encoded by the coding sequence GTGATTTATGCTGAAGAGCAGCTCGTGCATGTGCTTTGCTTTGCCAAACGCTCTGCCCAGCTTCCCCAAGAAATGACAGAACAGGACCTGACTGTTGGTCTGAACAAAGAAGATGGTTCCTTTGGCCTTGAACACCTTCCGATCCCCAGAGCTGTTTTTGCCGCCAATACAGTCTTGCTCGGACAACGCCCCCTGGCGGAACATGATTTTACCGGCTATCGCATCTATGTCGACTCGGTCTTTGATTGCCTTGATGAACAGGCCCCTGATTGGCTGAAAAAAGCCGGTTCCTATGCAGCCTGGCGTTATGATCAGCATGCCATGGCCGCCTTGGTAGACCGCTATCTTATCGGGGTTGACCTGCTCAGAGACACCAGGAAAGCCCTCTACTGGCTGAATCGCCTTGTCCATGCCAGCACGGGATGTGTCCCGCCAGGAGCATCCATCACCCAAGAAGAGGAAATCCTCACTGGCGGCATCTATGCCTGTCCGCAGGAGGACGGAAGCTACCGTATCTCCAAGGTCCTGCTCAAGGATAAACACGGGATACAGCAGCTCAGCTTCCCCTCACTGCTTGGCCAGCTCTCAGAAGAACCGCATCCACTCCAGGCCGTTGAGCAGGCATCGGCACGACGGACGGGCAAGCCCCCTATGCTCTCCCATGCCGCCCTGGATGCCGCAGGCTTTCTGGACCAAACGCCTCTTTTTCTCGGCCTCTTACCCGTGAGCCTTGAGGAACTCCACTGCTACCGCGCCCATCTCCGCAAGATGTTTAACGGGGCCGAGTTTCGGGAAAGTGCCTGGGAGAACCTCCAGAAAAGGGCAGCAGCAGGTGATCTCCAGGCCCAAATGGAGACGGCCTTCCGCTATATCGACGGTGACCCCGTCTGGGAGGTCAAAGGTAACATCCCAGAGGCCATTCGTTGGTTCACCGAGGCGGCAAACCAGGGCCACGGCCTTGCCGCCTATAATCTGGCCCTTCTTTTTCAACAGGGCGACCAAGGGGTGCCGCCGGACCCGCAACTTGGCTTTGAATGGTTGAGTTATGCAGCCCAGCTCAACTACGGTCTTGCCCAGCTGCACCTTGCAGACTGTTATCGCCTGGGCCAGGGCATACCAGCCAACCCTGCCCTTGCCCTTGCCTGGTATGCCCTGGCCCTTCTGCCCGATAATGACCTGCCGGAAGAGGTTAGAAAGCAAGCGGAACAGCGCAAAAATGAATTCGAGAAAACCTGTTCCACAGAGCAACGGGCAGAGGCAGAACAATTTTTTCAACAACTCACAAAATCCTCCTGA
- a CDS encoding acyltransferase, with product MKRTRFEELDVLRGLAAIMVVFFHYTMGRNQADLGFKLGTTGVDLFFIISGFVILLSLEHVEKSGQFVINRISRLYPTYWASVSITFSMLLLCGIYKMDFSDVSIVQYFGNMTMFQFYLKIQNMDGPYWTMIIEMLFYIFMLIIFHFKFLNHLNKIGVFLIVFIVLLTYFQFDNIWVKRLFYGIPVLQFWPLFFTGILFYKIIKRNINRIKYYGMIILCLFSQIILFDYSGRSKYFIDFYEYAFMLIFYFSLFTLLVNGRLKFIINSPSLFLGKISFALYLIHQRISLRFIIPFLTKKLSLNFWLSSAIALFLSIGIATCITYLIEVPCNRKMRKKLYTTLYKRPFIRNRYRQRFDLENEKMGSE from the coding sequence ATGAAAAGAACAAGATTTGAAGAATTAGATGTATTGAGAGGTTTAGCCGCTATAATGGTAGTTTTTTTCCATTATACAATGGGTAGAAATCAAGCCGATTTGGGCTTTAAATTAGGAACAACTGGAGTAGATTTATTTTTTATAATTAGTGGATTTGTTATTCTATTAAGCCTTGAGCATGTTGAAAAATCAGGGCAATTTGTAATAAATAGAATAAGTAGATTGTATCCAACATACTGGGCAAGCGTTTCCATAACTTTTTCAATGTTGTTGCTATGTGGCATATATAAAATGGACTTTAGTGACGTAAGTATTGTTCAGTATTTTGGTAACATGACAATGTTTCAATTTTACTTGAAAATCCAAAATATGGATGGTCCATATTGGACTATGATTATAGAGATGTTATTTTACATCTTCATGCTAATTATATTTCACTTTAAATTTTTAAACCATTTGAATAAAATTGGAGTATTCTTAATAGTTTTTATTGTTTTACTTACGTACTTCCAGTTTGATAATATTTGGGTCAAGAGATTATTTTATGGAATTCCTGTCTTGCAGTTCTGGCCGTTATTTTTTACGGGTATTTTATTTTATAAAATAATCAAGAGAAATATAAATCGAATAAAGTATTATGGAATGATAATTCTTTGTTTATTTTCTCAAATTATTCTTTTTGATTATTCTGGGCGTTCTAAATATTTTATAGACTTTTATGAATATGCGTTTATGCTGATTTTTTATTTTTCTTTGTTTACTCTATTGGTCAATGGAAGACTGAAATTCATCATCAATAGTCCTTCCTTGTTTTTGGGTAAAATCTCTTTCGCATTATATTTAATTCATCAAAGGATATCGCTTAGATTTATTATACCATTTTTGACCAAAAAACTGAGTCTTAATTTCTGGTTATCTTCAGCCATTGCACTATTTTTATCAATAGGAATTGCAACTTGTATTACATATCTTATTGAAGTTCCTTGTAATCGAAAAATGAGAAAGAAACTGTACACAACATTGTATAAACGACCGTTTATACGGAACCGTTATAGGCAACGCTTCGACTTAGAAAATGAGAAAATGGGGTCAGAGTAA
- a CDS encoding TraB/GumN family protein: MPNTPFPSKKYSDDVAVIQHDDKTILLVGTAHISQQSADLVQEVIEQEQPDTVCIELDEKRYAALSNPHQWENLDLKQIIRKKQLSTLLVNLVLASYQKKLGNKIGIQPGTELLTAAQAAKERHIPVELCDRDVRITLRRAWKATSLWKKFYMMASLLTSLFDDTELDEEKLAELRRNDVLSELMNEIGTALPAAKAALIDERDVFMAEKIKQAPGNRIVAVVGAGHMEGIKRIFPEENSGRMEEINTIPPVSKGWKFFGWSIPVAILLSLAIIGFRQGAGEAGANALYWILANGIPSAIGAVLAFAHPATIVSAFAAAPITSLTPVIGAGYVCAFVQVMACPPVVKEFEGVSNDMVTLRGWWRNKLLRIFLVFIMTGFGSSIGTWVGGYRIFSNLFA; the protein is encoded by the coding sequence ATGCCTAACACACCTTTTCCGAGCAAGAAGTATTCCGATGATGTTGCTGTTATTCAGCATGATGACAAGACGATCCTTCTGGTCGGAACCGCCCATATCTCCCAACAATCGGCTGATCTTGTCCAGGAGGTTATTGAACAGGAACAACCAGATACGGTCTGCATAGAGTTGGATGAAAAACGCTATGCAGCCCTGTCCAACCCACATCAATGGGAAAACCTGGATCTGAAGCAGATCATTCGCAAGAAACAACTCTCCACCCTGCTGGTTAATCTTGTGCTGGCCTCGTACCAGAAAAAACTGGGCAACAAGATTGGCATCCAGCCAGGGACAGAACTGCTTACCGCAGCTCAGGCGGCAAAGGAGCGTCACATCCCTGTAGAACTCTGTGATCGAGATGTGCGCATTACCCTGCGTCGAGCCTGGAAGGCGACCTCGCTGTGGAAGAAATTCTATATGATGGCAAGCCTGCTGACCTCTCTCTTTGATGACACAGAATTGGATGAGGAAAAGCTGGCAGAGTTACGGCGCAACGATGTGCTTTCCGAGCTGATGAACGAAATCGGAACAGCCCTGCCTGCGGCCAAAGCAGCTCTGATTGATGAGCGGGATGTCTTTATGGCGGAAAAGATCAAACAGGCCCCAGGGAACCGCATCGTTGCTGTCGTTGGGGCCGGTCATATGGAGGGAATTAAACGGATCTTCCCGGAAGAGAATAGCGGCAGGATGGAGGAGATTAATACCATTCCCCCGGTATCCAAGGGCTGGAAGTTTTTCGGTTGGTCCATCCCTGTGGCGATCCTCCTCTCCCTGGCGATTATCGGCTTCCGGCAGGGAGCAGGTGAGGCCGGGGCCAATGCCCTGTACTGGATTCTGGCCAACGGCATACCTTCAGCCATCGGGGCCGTGCTCGCCTTTGCCCATCCTGCCACCATTGTTTCCGCCTTTGCAGCGGCGCCCATTACCAGCCTGACACCGGTCATCGGGGCCGGTTATGTCTGTGCCTTTGTCCAGGTGATGGCCTGCCCCCCTGTGGTCAAGGAATTTGAAGGGGTGTCCAATGACATGGTTACGCTGCGCGGCTGGTGGCGCAATAAACTGCTCCGGATTTTTCTCGTCTTCATTATGACCGGCTTCGGCTCTTCCATCGGCACCTGGGTCGGAGGATACCGGATCTTCTCCAATCTGTTTGCCTAA
- a CDS encoding bifunctional acetate--CoA ligase family protein/GNAT family N-acetyltransferase, producing the protein MGKHYLNKLFEPNAVAVFGASDREGAVGNLVFKNMIEGGFKGNVFPVNPKHKKVQGRKAFPDLKGIGKPVDLAVITTPAATVPGIIEACGDYGIKDAVVISAGFREVGPQGLKLERAVIENAHRYGMRIMGPNCLGLMRPSTGLNCTFNKGSAEEGSIALVSQSGALCTAILDWAAANNIGFSAVVSTGISADIDFGDILDYLVSDPKTKSILLYIEGIHDALSFMSGLRAAARIKPVIALKVGRHATGSKAAMSHTGALVGSDDVFDSALRRAGVVRGIRIANLFSAAGTLTYPIKAAGDRLVIITNGGGPGVMATDRLADVGLPLAELSPITMKRLDEVLPATWSNNNPVDIIGDATPERYTQAVEICMRDPGVDGLLVLLTPQAMTDPAGVAQALIGLKTGGKPLLTCWMGEIQVAEGRRILREADIPTFNTPETAIDAFSYLVNYSRNQKLLLETPGPMSRDKAPDVEGARLIIESVLGEGRKVLSEAESKAVLHAFRISTASASIVRSPNEALVQAETIGFPIALKINSPDITHKSDAGGVRLGITNARAARSAYNEMLEEVQKNRPEARLDGVTIEPMFQRPNGRELLVGLVTDPVFGPVITFGAGGTTVEVMGDRAVTLPPLNRRLVRDLISRTRVSKLLGAFRHMPAVDIESLEQILLRVSEIACELPLVKELDINPLIVDENGAIAVDARIVVDYHVQTGDRYSHMAIYPYPAHLVTKRQLPNGTDMVIRPIRPEDAEIEQAFVRNLSEQAKYFRFMQTLTELSPQMLTSFTQIDYNREMALIAVVEENDKETEIGVARYIINPDGKSCEFAIVISDQWQRQGIAHLLMRHLIDTARSHGMQTMEGDVLRNNNEMLRLVTKLGFTISPNRADADLEHVVLRM; encoded by the coding sequence ATGGGCAAGCATTATCTGAACAAACTGTTTGAACCGAACGCCGTTGCCGTCTTTGGCGCCAGCGACCGTGAGGGAGCGGTGGGAAACCTGGTCTTTAAGAATATGATCGAAGGCGGTTTTAAAGGCAATGTGTTTCCCGTTAATCCAAAACATAAAAAGGTGCAGGGCCGCAAGGCCTTTCCTGATCTCAAAGGTATTGGCAAACCGGTTGATCTTGCCGTAATTACCACCCCAGCAGCCACCGTGCCTGGGATCATTGAGGCCTGTGGTGATTATGGGATCAAGGATGCCGTGGTCATCTCGGCAGGCTTTCGTGAGGTTGGCCCGCAGGGCCTGAAGCTGGAACGGGCCGTGATCGAAAACGCCCATCGCTATGGGATGCGGATTATGGGGCCCAACTGCTTAGGCCTGATGCGACCGAGCACTGGGCTTAACTGTACCTTTAATAAGGGGAGTGCCGAAGAGGGCAGTATTGCCCTGGTCTCTCAATCCGGGGCCCTGTGTACGGCCATCCTGGACTGGGCAGCAGCCAATAATATCGGCTTTTCTGCGGTGGTCTCCACCGGTATCTCTGCAGATATTGATTTTGGCGATATTCTTGACTATCTGGTCAGTGATCCCAAGACCAAGAGTATCCTCCTCTACATCGAGGGGATCCATGATGCCCTCTCTTTTATGAGTGGGTTGCGGGCCGCAGCCCGGATTAAGCCGGTGATTGCCCTCAAGGTGGGTCGCCATGCCACGGGCTCCAAGGCGGCCATGTCCCATACCGGGGCCCTGGTCGGGTCCGATGATGTCTTTGACAGCGCCTTGCGTCGGGCCGGGGTGGTGCGGGGTATCCGCATTGCCAATCTCTTTTCTGCGGCTGGCACCCTGACTTATCCCATTAAGGCAGCAGGTGATCGTCTGGTGATCATCACTAACGGGGGCGGGCCTGGGGTGATGGCCACGGATCGTCTGGCTGATGTTGGCCTGCCTCTGGCCGAGTTGAGTCCAATAACCATGAAGCGGTTGGACGAGGTCCTGCCCGCGACCTGGTCCAACAATAATCCGGTGGATATTATCGGGGATGCAACCCCGGAACGGTATACCCAGGCCGTGGAGATCTGCATGCGGGATCCGGGGGTGGACGGGCTGTTGGTCCTGTTGACACCCCAGGCCATGACCGATCCTGCCGGGGTGGCGCAGGCCCTGATTGGCCTGAAGACCGGCGGGAAACCGCTTCTTACTTGCTGGATGGGCGAGATCCAGGTGGCTGAAGGACGCCGCATCCTCCGTGAGGCAGATATCCCCACCTTTAATACCCCGGAAACAGCCATAGATGCCTTCTCCTATCTGGTCAACTATAGCCGCAACCAGAAACTCCTGCTGGAGACCCCGGGTCCCATGTCCCGGGACAAGGCCCCGGACGTGGAAGGGGCCCGTCTGATTATTGAGAGCGTGCTGGGTGAAGGCCGCAAGGTCCTCAGTGAGGCTGAGTCCAAGGCCGTGCTCCATGCCTTTCGCATCTCCACGGCCAGCGCCAGTATTGTCCGCTCCCCTAATGAGGCCCTGGTCCAGGCAGAGACCATTGGCTTTCCCATTGCCCTCAAGATCAACTCTCCGGATATCACCCATAAATCCGATGCCGGTGGAGTACGGCTGGGGATCACCAATGCCCGGGCCGCCCGCAGCGCCTATAACGAGATGCTGGAGGAGGTGCAGAAGAATCGCCCGGAGGCCCGGCTCGACGGGGTGACCATCGAACCCATGTTTCAGCGTCCCAACGGTCGGGAGCTCCTGGTCGGCCTGGTTACGGATCCCGTCTTTGGCCCGGTGATTACCTTTGGGGCGGGCGGCACCACCGTGGAGGTGATGGGGGATCGGGCTGTGACCCTGCCGCCCTTGAACCGGCGCCTGGTGCGGGACCTGATCAGCCGGACCAGGGTCTCCAAGCTGCTTGGCGCTTTCCGCCATATGCCTGCGGTGGACATTGAATCCCTGGAGCAGATTCTGCTCCGGGTCTCGGAGATCGCCTGTGAACTGCCCCTGGTCAAGGAGCTGGACATCAATCCCCTGATCGTGGATGAGAACGGGGCTATTGCCGTGGATGCCCGGATTGTGGTGGATTATCATGTCCAGACCGGTGATCGCTACAGCCATATGGCCATCTATCCCTACCCGGCCCATCTGGTCACTAAACGGCAGCTGCCCAACGGTACCGATATGGTGATCCGGCCCATCCGCCCGGAGGATGCAGAGATTGAGCAGGCCTTTGTCCGTAATCTCTCTGAGCAGGCCAAGTACTTTCGCTTCATGCAGACCCTGACCGAGCTCAGCCCCCAGATGCTGACCAGCTTCACCCAGATCGATTATAACCGGGAGATGGCCCTGATCGCGGTGGTGGAAGAGAATGACAAGGAAACGGAGATCGGGGTGGCCCGTTATATCATCAATCCGGACGGCAAGAGTTGCGAGTTTGCCATTGTTATCTCCGATCAATGGCAGCGTCAGGGCATTGCCCATCTCCTGATGCGGCATCTCATTGATACGGCCCGCAGTCATGGGATGCAGACCATGGAAGGGGATGTGCTGCGCAATAATAATGAGATGCTCCGTCTGGTGACCAAGCTCGGTTTTACGATCAGTCCTAATCGGGCGGATGCCGATCTGGAGCATGTGGTGTTGCGGATGTAG
- a CDS encoding AAA family ATPase, giving the protein MPGKKVYLLIDEYDHFANAVLGESLEMFTEIIGKGGVVRAFYETIKIAAGRGTVDRLFVTGVTSITLDSMTSGFNIGDNITYHRDFNQAMGFTGHEVKEMIRPFVDACGLDNQEMMGTLGRWYNGYRFSSRVDEKIFNPDMVLYFLRHFDMGECCFPERMLDDNIASDYGKIMRLFGIGDRESNFQTLEELIVNGEIVGRHKGKLDLDMNKPFERNDFISLLLSMGFITLSGTVLSQYRYKVPNYVIQKLYYDYFRAEIERRSRITVSSRAVENAVAELALHNNIKPLIEEIGRVLALFSNRDFMRMDEKHIKAVILTLLYQSEVYFIQSEAEVNNRYPDILLLERNPIEVRYQFLFELKYSKKKEGQRGLEEKRAEGITQVRAYQELAEIRKLPKLKSYLLLTDGSAIEAVEVG; this is encoded by the coding sequence TTGCCGGGGAAAAAAGTTTATCTGCTCATTGACGAGTATGACCATTTCGCCAATGCGGTTCTCGGTGAGAGCCTGGAAATGTTCACGGAAATTATCGGCAAGGGAGGCGTTGTCCGGGCCTTTTATGAAACGATCAAAATTGCGGCAGGCCGGGGAACAGTGGATCGCCTCTTTGTTACCGGTGTGACCTCCATTACCCTGGACAGCATGACCAGCGGCTTTAATATCGGCGACAACATCACCTATCATCGGGATTTCAACCAGGCGATGGGCTTTACCGGCCATGAAGTGAAAGAGATGATTCGACCTTTTGTTGATGCCTGCGGGCTTGACAATCAGGAGATGATGGGCACACTCGGCAGATGGTATAACGGCTACCGTTTCAGCAGTCGCGTCGATGAGAAGATTTTTAACCCGGACATGGTGCTGTATTTCCTCAGGCATTTTGACATGGGTGAGTGCTGTTTCCCGGAGCGAATGCTGGACGACAATATCGCCTCAGACTACGGAAAGATTATGCGGCTCTTCGGGATCGGCGACCGGGAGAGTAATTTTCAGACCCTTGAGGAGTTGATCGTCAACGGCGAAATCGTCGGACGGCATAAGGGGAAACTTGACCTGGACATGAACAAGCCCTTTGAGCGCAACGACTTTATCAGTCTGCTCCTCTCTATGGGTTTTATTACCCTCAGCGGCACTGTGCTCAGTCAGTACCGTTATAAGGTGCCCAATTATGTTATTCAGAAGCTGTATTATGATTATTTCAGAGCGGAGATTGAGCGGCGTAGCCGGATTACGGTTTCAAGCCGTGCTGTTGAAAACGCTGTCGCCGAACTGGCCCTGCATAATAATATCAAGCCGCTGATTGAGGAAATCGGCAGGGTGCTGGCCTTATTTTCCAATCGTGATTTCATGCGCATGGATGAAAAACACATCAAGGCTGTGATCCTGACTCTGCTGTACCAGTCTGAGGTCTATTTTATTCAGAGCGAGGCTGAGGTAAATAACCGCTACCCAGATATTCTCCTGCTAGAGCGCAACCCCATTGAGGTGCGCTATCAGTTTCTCTTTGAGCTGAAATACAGTAAGAAAAAGGAGGGTCAGCGTGGCCTGGAGGAAAAACGAGCTGAAGGAATTACGCAGGTCAGGGCATATCAGGAGCTTGCGGAGATCAGGAAGCTGCCTAAGCTGAAGTCCTACCTCCTGCTCACTGATGGCAGTGCGATTGAGGCGGTGGAGGTTGGGTGA